TAACAGACTAAGTACAGTGTCACAAGCCAAACACTTACTGCACTAGCTCACTGACAACTCAAGTGTGTGTCTCACTTACAAAGCTTTTATGTGATGATGAACTTATTGGAGTATCTCTTACTGATATGCAGTATTGCTTGGGATAGTACTGTGAAGAGCTTTCAACTACTGATAACCATATGGTATACTACACAGTGCCACATATTGTATTATGTATACATTACTGATCCaatcatttaattatttatcaTCTTAGAGGTCATGAAGTTAAAGATCATAATGCCACAGTAAAATGTTAATGTACAATAGTACATTTGCAGTGACTGTGGAAATACTAAATTTTGGAGTAGATACTTTCCCTTGATGGCTGTCAAATCTTAAGAGTATTCTGAAATACTGTTATGCACACTTTATTGTGAAAAAGAAATCATGGTTGTGTTGCAGATAGTTTTCTTACTAtgtcataagaacataagaaatttaaggaagctgcaagaggctgtcaggcctacctgtggcagtccctgtgtgaacaaaactacctaattccacctatcatcaCCAGCCACATATTTGTCTGATCTTTTAAATCTCTATTGATTCAGCATAACAGCATGATTACcgagtctgttccattcattAACCACTCTGTTAcagaaccagttccttcccatttctttcctaaagctatatttttcaaggTTGAACCtgttatttctggttctatcctggaTACTATTCTAAAAAAGTTTATTCATGTTCTCCTTGTTATAACTCCTATACCACCTAAAATACTTATATCAGGCCCTCCCCCtcaaaggaatgcaaatttagtaTCTTCACTCTTGCTCTGAAGGGAATATCTCTGATCCCCTGTATccttttcaccttctctttgtttactctttCATAATAGCACTTAACACGGTTTCATGACTCATTTTGCCTTTCAATATTTTTgctgagagagaaatgacagtaCTGTATCATACGTAAAAATTAACAGGTACTTAGTGCAGTCCACACCAATTAAGTTTTGTTAGCAGAAAGTGGAGCAGCCACAGGATTAAAAGCTTGTGTTTGCCAGGATTTCAAGATTTTACTGAtgtctttataaagaaaatattatgttcCATATTAATCCCAGATTTGTCCATCATGTGAGGCTTTAGTTATGGAAGTGTAGCTCCAATGAGTGACATAATGCTGTTAGGGCAAGCAAGGCACTTTACCTCAACAATAGTGAACAAGTAAATGGAGATTAATCATCTAAAAATTAAAATCCTAATGGCAAGTCTCCTGATTAGAATAATATTCACACTTGTAGGCTTTAGTTGATGAAGGACAGAGCTGAGCACTCATTGTGAACTTTTCTCATAGAAAAGCTCAGTGAGATTATGACTGGCATGAAAACTGTGTCTGTGGCATTAGTCAATGATTAACTGATGGCCTCTAGTAACACGTCACGTCATGGCTCTCGTGACTTAAAGGTGTTGCAAACCCCGTGATGAAAACTGCAATGACGGTTATAGTGAACTTTTTCTTGAATGACGGTTATAGTTAACTTTTTCTTGCAGAAACAAATATGGTTATCAGTAAAATGTGGTCTGTGACTCATCCTAAATATTTACAGTTTTGTACAGAATGtatttacaaaataataaacaaaatattttctaccccagatagatatatattatCACTTAATGCAGCAGTCAAGCCAATATAAGTGACTagtttatatattcatatacACAAAAAACTAAGTGTGCTTTTCTCTATAGTACAGCTTACATCCTGTtgctaaaaacaaaaacaaagtgaaaatatAATCAGCTTTAAGATTCTGCTCAGGAACATCAAACAAGTTTCAAATTATCACATCAACATGTGTAGATGctaagaaatgtgaaaaatttGTACCACTCCTTTCACGGGTAACAAATGTCTTCAGGTTTGTGATGGACGAGATTGGATATACGTAGTACACCTATCATAGCCTAGCCTATCTACCTACCTCCTGCTACCTCACTACAAaagcttgaaagaaaaatagatctaAGCCCACAAAATGGACTTCATATAAATGTACCAATCACAGGTCTTGAAATGACAAGGAGTCGAGACTATGTTCTcatgtttaatttttttaaattttttctttttattatacatATCATGAATTGTGTAATTGAGTCATGATGTGCCACTAGCATCCCTAAATGACCAACTGGAAACCTATTAGTAGTACTCAGGCAGGAAGAAATGAGTCATTTTTTAATGATAAATGTTTTTGGCTTGAACAGTACGTACATGTGTGTATCCTTGATGTAGTCACAATAAGCATCCTAATATTGAGTGATATGAAACCATTTCATTATACATGAATAGCCTAAAACTTATCTTGGTTTCATGATTGTCTGTTTTATGGCTGACAGATTGGTTTTTCTTAAGTGTCTACCCTCTATTGCCTAATCTCACTTACAGAGCACAACATTTCTATGTACACAAGATACAGACTGACCCTAATAAGAGTTTTGTGTAGCCTCAATATTTGGAAGTTACATGCAGTTACTGATTACCATTTGCAGGCGTGGCGATGTGCTGACCGTATGATTAATTAATGCTTCTTGAGATCATCATAAACATAGGCCTTCCTTCATCAAGCTTCTACTGATTGATTGAAAACAAAATTGAGTACTTTGCTCCTTTAATACAGCTACTTGTAGTATCAggcaatattaacaataatctACATCTTATGTGGTCTACATATAGTATTTCAGTTTACCCACACGTATTTACGCAGATAATTTCCTTCTGAAACTTGTATGATTCTCGACTTTATAtgcctatatatttttttggaaaaaaaaaataaacaagtatcAAGTATAGTTCAcaagtgtgtgtgcatatacacacacacacacacatacacacacacactgtggctTCCTAGTAAATAACAAATGGTTCATAATATGAATACGTATTATCAAATTTGCTTGGATTCAGTCCGATAAAGATGTCTAAGTTTAGCATTATACAGTATATAGACAAGTCTTTACTTCCACACCTATACGtgtatatgtataatatattCATGCCATTTTTACGTAGCTAACCAGACACTCCCAAACAGTGTGTAACAAGCACTAGAAGCAAGTAGTAGTTTATAGTATGTAttgacttttctttcatgtatatGGACTTGTTAGTTCTTGAGTGTAACCTCTTGCTCCAGCATGGCATCCAGCTCATCAGTGAGGTTAGCCAGCATGTTGCCAATGTCATTCAGCACGTCACCAGTCCCATCAGgggaactgaaaagaaaaatgtctttttatagctgtttttttctttcacagatGGAAGCAAGTGGAGAACAGAAAGGGCACACATGCACAGATGAAACTGCTATATGTGATGGCTTATACAATGCAGTCACAGTCAAAGAAAAAGAGCCTGTATCTTATGAGGCAGTGGCTAGTGGTAAGTACGTCTAAGGCAACACTGGCTCTTAAATCAAGCACCACTCATCTTTGCACATGTAAACATAGTGATGATCATTTCTATACAAGAACAATTCTCTTTTTGCAAGATAACAATGTATAATAGGTTATACTTACAGGTAATTCACATAAAATAACACCAGTCACGAGGAAGAAGATTCCTAAGTGGAGATACTTACATTGCATGTACTGCACCAAAACAAAACCTGGTCTGTTTTACACCAAACCTACTGACAAGTACTACTGCATTTACTGCATTCCTTAGTATGATGCCATTATTCCGGAGATAAATCTATTTTCACATTCTTATGCTTTGAAAATGTACtaaaataatatacaaaatgggtttctcttttttacttttttacataACATTACATTCTTCACTTTATTAATAATCAAGCTTCCTACTCTTATTATTTCCAAATCCCTTCAATATAACACACTTTATCCTTCTCATCACTACAAAATTTATTCTTTCAGCTCATGACTCATTTTAGAACACTGATAGTGTAACATTACTTCCTTTATTGCAGGCACTGATGATTGGTGTCAGAAAGGGGGCAAAGAAggcagaaagaaacaaaattgaACCACATGGAAAGGCTCACTTTGAACAGGACACAAGCTGAAGACAAAGGAGGAATGGTAGTGACCCTACTTCCTGAGGCTTAAGCAAACTATATGGGATCACCAGAGAAGGGTAAATAAATGTAATACAGACAAGGCATCTAAGGAGAATGAGTACCAACTGAATGAGGTATAAAGTCTGTCAGGAATTGGGTAACATGTTACACACTTCCTCTGTATTTTTAGAGTTTTCCTGCAATAATAAGGCTTGTAAACTCCAGTAATATCATCTATGATCAGCACATTGTAAGACATAACtaagattgaaggaaaacttGAAATAAGATAGAAGTGAGTGCAGTCGTGGGAGATGACTGGCATAATGGTTAGTTTGTCTGCCTGGCAAGTAGAAAGTCCTGGGGCTATATTCTACATAGTTATTGTCAGGCCTCACAGAATTTCTGACTGTCACTTCATATAGACAGAAATAGGTTCTCCATAATTTTTCTTGTAACCaaattattttaatattttatttattattacttttaagtAAGACAGTGTAACCATCAAGCAAAAGAAACAGGATATAAAGAAGATTATATATACGCCTGACACTGCAGGATGAGGTTTGTTGGAAATTGAAGAAAACTGATCATAACCATCCAGGCAGTAATTATGTAACATTATTGCATCAAATAAGGACACTCTATTTAGTCATCATTACTAATTTTAATATTTATCATCAGATCATTAACAAGAAACTGTTGGGGATTGTGTTATGGTGCATACAGCCATGTTCCCACAATGCTGACGAGTTATGACACTCATTGGCAATGCTATGACAGGGTGGACCTTTAGCATGTACGGCCACGTCACAAGATTACATACAGCCTGTCATAGATGGACCTATTCTAAAGTGTGCCACTTTGTAGGACAAGGCCTCTGGCTGCTGCTGTATGATTCCTGTGTTATTTACCTTGAATTTGATTTAGGTATTTGTGGCACAGCAGTGTCGGTGGTAGCGATGGGGTTCTGGCGGAGCGGCGGCTGGGCTTCCTTACGACGGAGTGCTGGTGAGGAGCGTGGCGAGGAGTGAGGAGAGTTACGGGTATCTAGCACAGTGAGGCCTGGGTGGGGACGGCAGGCTCGCTGCTTGATGGTTCCAGCGTTCTCGTTTGCAAATGGCAAAGACTCTGAGTCGGTGCTGGAGGTAGACTGAAAGAAATGGTTTTTTTAGGACTTTGTTGGTACAAGAATCTGCTGATATATTTATCCCCTGTGTTGCAGGCAAGGCTGATTGATGTGTGTGTCCATCTTCTCAAGAACACAAAGAATGTATGTTAGTCACTGCCTGGTGGAATTTCCTGGAGCAGACAGCAGAATATAAACTATTTATTTAATGTTGGTGAATTCCACCTGCAAATTAAATATTACAGTAAAGTGACTGCAATATATAACTTAAGATAAGAAATCCATTATGCTGGATCAAAACTTTCATCATGACACAGGGAAAGGAGACTGACAATGAACAAATTTAAAAAGTGCACAGTGAAATCTAAtaatgattgatgatgatgccaaagtaaataaggaaggtagcagggacacttgcttccttccttacgTACCTTAAAACTAGCATTAGAATCATTTCGCCTTGGCCGAAACCCTGTTGACCCATCATCAtctgaggaggtggtggaggtttgGGACGTTGCTAAGGAATCACTGGTCATCGatgaggtggtaatggtggagcTTGCCGTGATGTGTGTGGCGCTGGCCATCGTGACACAtgttaggggtggtggtggtggtggaaagtcgTCGGGTAGATGTTGGTGGTTGGCACTGTCTGGcggggcgggaggaggtgggaggtcAGGGGTGACATCTGGCTGtaagttattttttattcccaTGTAGCCGTATGACAACCCTCGGCGCAGGTATCCGTACTGGCTGTCCTGACTCGCTGCCTCCTTGGAGCTCTCACTGATGGAGTTTGAGCGGCGTGGGGGTGGAGGCGGGATTTTCTTTGGGGTTCCCTGTGGCGTGTTGTTTGTACTTCCACTTCCCTGACTTGAGGTGTAACTCTTTTCTGAATTCTGGCGGTTTAGTGTCTTCAGATTCAGTTCCTTCATACAAATTTCTTCCCCTTGAGTTGTTGGCTTCTTGAGATTCATCCCGTCTTTAATGAACTGTGGCACTTCGTGGACGTCAGCTCGAGTCTTTGCTGTCACTTTGGCGACGGGTCTGAGCTTGTTTGCAGTGCGAGGTCTGGGTAGCGTTCCTCCACCTTCATAATTATTTGCATACTCATTAGTTGGCGTGATGTCACCGTCATCCATAGACCTCTGAGGATGAGATGAATTTATATTTGAAGGTGCAAATGGTCTTGGTGGGAGATTGCCAAGTGACATCGGGCCTTGTGGATGACCTGCCATTCTGCTGTCAGGGTGGAACGTCTGGTAGGTGCCATATATTGGCTCCTCGAGGCTCTCAATGCTGCGTCCCCGTCCCCCTGGCCTGACCTGCACAGCAACAACGTCTGGCCGGTACTGGACCTGGCCTGGCCCAGGGAGAGGATGTGTGGGCCCAGCTGGAAGCTTTGGACCGGGAGGAGAGGGGCCTTGTGGAGCAGTGAACTGGTTGGACTGATGGTACTGGGCTGGGTGCTGTGGCATGGGGTGGATGTGGGCCTGTGGGGGAGGCATGGGGCCATACTGAAGGTTGGGATTATAGTGAGGAGCCACTCCATAGTGAACGCCAGATTCTGGGAAGCCACTAAGTCTATTATGTTCCGTATTTCCATAATGTCCTGGCCCAGAGAATGTCCGGAACTCGGGGACACCACTGAACTGTTCCCGTCCTTCACACTCGCGGGGAATCATGATGTCGTGAGCCCCGTACACCGGCTGCTGGCGGGAGTCCTGGCAGGTGGTGAATTTCTTGCCTGCCATGATGTCTTTGACGCGCTTGATGGCCAACATTACCTGCAATAACCATTGTGttttaatttatatattcatgTCAAACCTACGTAAtgtatgaaaatagtgatatttttttttcatgttatggcctatagcacctgtaggcatacttgaagagtataagtgggaagtgctgttcagctttaGCCTATTAGTGGTGGAggcaatttttatttatagtggtaccaatattagggcccgtatcaccatccaagcgcatctttggtgtaaccacctagaacctgggtatcatggtgacatgtagggaACTTTAAACCAGTTGAGAAGTGGCATGGCTTCAAAGCAGTATGAACTATTGTTGTTAAAAGTATGATCtaacaaatttaattaatttctgACCATAATTTCTATGAAGTGTCTTAAGTGAGTTTTTTGAGTAAAGCTTTGCTTTTGTAAGCTTTTTGAGTAAAGCTTttctaacaaaagaaaaatcagtgAAGTGAACTGCAATAAGAAATAACGTAAAGAAGCTTTTCATACATAATAAATACATAGTTTATAACTTATCAAtgttgtacaaaaaaaaaatgaagatagcgAAACACCTCAtgctttcactctctctttctttcattgacTAACAACCAGGTTGAGATGAGTAACAGCAGCTTCCTTCACATGCACTTCTGTCAGTGTAGCAGCTGAATGTACAGGGCAGTTTGTTGACTTCAACACATCCCACATTACTGAACTTGAGTGATTTACTTAAATGTAGTAATGGCTATGATAAATTATGAACTGGTAAGCTTAAATACACGTATTTAACTTTATAAAAAAAGTGAACGTGTTTTACTATCTGTTGTTACTATTCTTCATATCTGTGCTAAGGACTCCTGACCCAGAGAAAAGTGGTGCGTGTGAGTCAATAGGTACAGCTTGAATGTTTTTGATCTCCTCAAGCGGAAATCCACACaacacagaggaaggaaggagagtgaggagaaggatgggttgTGTACTGCTTCCACCAAATCAATTTCTTGGATAACTGTGTTCAAAAGATGTACATACAACTGATTTTGAATCAGGATGTCTGAAtaatacactcgaccctcgaaacaacggacctcccatcaatgGATTTcagaaactacggacaaattctagagtccggtttaatctacggacgaatattaaaatgcgcgtGATTGTCTGTTTCCAGCAAATTATTGTCTGGTAGGTGGCGGATCGgtcagctgttggccgccatgttttatcttcagtccgtgcgtttattaaactgaccatgctcatgtcatctatttcaggttatttgttgtacttaatgctttgtaataatgcttgaatgatttcttaatgattacacagtattttacattcattttatacagttttttacatACTTTTGCAAAGAATGGATGGACTTTTGTAAttaatctacggacagggttgTGCActcatttgtccgttgtttcgagggttgagtgtactgTAATAACTTAATTAGAAAGTTAGAATAGTTTGAGCTTTGAATTAGGTCCACAACATACTTTTTTGCAAAGAATGGACTTTTGTAAttaatctacggacagggtcgtgcacgcatttgtccgttgtttcgagggtcgagtgtccTGTAATAACTTAATTAGAAAGTTAGAATAGTTTGAGCTTTGAATTAGGTCCACAACTTCACTGCTGATACtgtaaacacttgaaaaaaagcTTTACAATTTGGAAAGAATAATATGCTAAGGTTATTTCCATAATACTTGACTGCCTTTATATCTTGAGCCATTAGAATaaaacagaatatggaaattgtGTATTTACCTTCTTCTGATGGCCTAACTTAGTGATGCCAATGTCCTCCAAGTCTTCCCAGGTGAGCTGCGTCATCTGCTCCACAGAGACATACTTCTGCTGTTTCAGTGAGGCCGTGTACTCCTCCAGGCGCAACAGAGACAACCAGTCCTCCAGGCGACCCTGTCAGGTAAAAAGGGAGGCTGGTCTAAGTCTCATTTTGTCTATTAACATTTACACTTTACACTTTACCTTTCATTACATTATCTTTTGCCTATGATGAATCTTTAGATTCAATAATACTTTAAATTCTGTTCTTTGCCAGCACACATTCTGTGCTCACCAGCTATCCTGTCTTTGGTCATAAAATGCCAAGTGGTAACTTATTTCatttaacacaaaaaaattCATGAACTTGTATACCTGTCATGTGTGTGGCATGGCCATCCAATAATTAAAATATGCACAAGTTTTACTACCATGGGTAAAAAAATTAACTGATACAAGGTAAAGAATGTTTCTGTAAAattcaagaacaaaaacaatttAACCTTGCTTTATCTGAAGTAAGAAATAATCAACTTATGTATTCATCATTCAATTCAAACAAATTCATATTCTCAAAAAACTACAACAAACACTTCTTACTGGAATGAAGTCAGGCAGTCCATCAGATATGTTGAGTCTGGTTATCTCGGCCTTGAGTTTCTTGCGGTGTGCCGGTTTTGTCACACCAATTGCATTCAAATCCTCGGGTGTCATCCGGGAAATGGTTGGCATGTCGTACCCAGCCAACAGGAATTTCTCGTAATATTCTTCAAAGCGGAGATCTGTCAACCATGCTCTCAGCACCTCAGAATCCTGCCAACAACAAATATTTGTTCAAAACATGACAACAGAATCTGTATATATTCCAAGATATAATGGCTGGAGGATACATGGAGTGACTGCAGAAAATGAGTGTACAAGTGAAGTAGAATACAAAGCATCATCCtgagaataataataggtaATTGAATTAGGTCTCAAATGTATGTACACAATGTGAAAGCTGTAGCTATATTTGTGTGACATGTGAAGAGTGAGACTGCATTAGGAATATATTAATTCAAGAGACTACAATAGACACTTATACTATAGCCAGTATGCATTTCTTGTCTCATTAATGTGATTGTGCATTATTATTTATGGTATGAAGTGATGCAGTAAACAGCAATGTGTCTGCAAACCTGTCACCACACCATGGCTGAGGTCAAGCCCTGGCCAAGCACAGCAGCACACACAAAGGTGACTGCTGTCCATCCATCCTTGCCA
The Portunus trituberculatus isolate SZX2019 chromosome 39, ASM1759143v1, whole genome shotgun sequence DNA segment above includes these coding regions:
- the LOC123515554 gene encoding LOW QUALITY PROTEIN: caskin-1-like (The sequence of the model RefSeq protein was modified relative to this genomic sequence to represent the inferred CDS: inserted 1 base in 1 codon); translated protein: MVTRAGKQRELSSTYQSFADTGPTYSYLDLSRARSDESLLWTAAEEAAVLLEQLRASLASPLMRPAEEEEEFLEEEELEQSFNTLGRSSLGRASLDRSSIGRSSXYSTGRSLSFTDLHSAATSAEDLRLICFHPSRLPCSAHCASSHSSSSASSTASSRSAASTGSSGANLVVGGGVRRPTMRTFGSWRNLLKLGGMSGRGKPAPVVKKVSPPTVPDNSAITHRHSGSSFSSGVYSAGDQRSSYSSSVSDENPPPSPHSPARGGGVTGGSGNGGNCDHGQLGRLGATTTATTTTTTTTDGGGGGGGQPLANSSPSHYHNQQQFTFPNAPHQQQQVPQFAHLMCSKTSPGSPHHMPPEGTYGYLTYQHQTSLEDQGIDVQSPGRSSPGSGSGSSTTGSTASSGGCRNSTTSLDSGRASTTTHSHQHRLSGQSYDSGSILRHSYHSSSSSLGSMEHDNTPHVNVLELLNNGVRDSEVLRAWLTDLRFEEYYEKFLLAGYDMPTISRMTPEDLNAIGVTKPAHRKKLKAEITRLNISDGLPDFIPGRLEDWLSLLRLEEYTASLKQQKYVSVEQMTQLTWEDLEDIGITKLGHQKKVMLAIKRVKDIMAGKKFTTCQDSRQQPVYGAHDIMIPRECEGREQFSGVPEFRTFSGPGHYGNTEHNRLSGFPESGVHYGVAPHYNPNLQYGPMPPPQAHIHPMPQHPAQYHQSNQFTAPQGPSPPGPKLPAGPTHPLPGPGQVQYRPDVVAVQVRPGGRGRSIESLEEPIYGTYQTFHPDSRMAGHPQGPMSLGNLPPRPFAPSNINSSHPQRSMDDGDITPTNEYANNYEGGGTLPRPRTANKLRPVAKVTAKTRADVHEVPQFIKDGMNLKKPTTQGEEICMKELNLKTLNRQNSEKSYTSSQGSGSTNNTPQGTPKKIPPPPPRRSNSISESSKEAASQDSQYGYLRRGLSYGYMGIKNNLQPDVTPDLPPPPAPPDSANHQHLPDDFPPPPPPLTCVTMASATHITASSTITTSSMTSDSLATSQTSTTSSDDDGSTGFRPRRNDSNASFKSTSSTDSESLPFANENAGTIKQRACRPHPGLTVLDTRNSPHSSPRSSPALRRKEAQPPLRQNPIATTDTAVPQIPKSNSSSPDGTGDVLNDIGNMLANLTDELDAMLEQEVTLKN